In Mangifera indica cultivar Alphonso unplaced genomic scaffold, CATAS_Mindica_2.1 Un_0014, whole genome shotgun sequence, the following are encoded in one genomic region:
- the LOC123205753 gene encoding THO complex subunit 4D-like, which produces MATSMDMSLDDIIKSRKKNGRVRGQGRAPRGRSGAGSSFNSGRMPGPVRRGPLTAKAQPTSYTIAKSFRRAKSFPWQHDLFEDSLRAAGISGVEVGAKLCVSNLHIGVTNEDIRVLFSEIGELKRYAIHYDKNGRPSGSAEVVYTRRSDAFAALKRYNNVLLDGKLMKIEIVGPNAEVPISARVNVSGANGRRKRTVVMTPGSGHPVGSAIINRGSGQSRRGYVRNNRGRGRGNGQGKKKPVDKSAAELDKELDKYHAEAMQS; this is translated from the exons ATGGCTACAAGCATGGACATGTCTCTTGATGACATAATAAAGAGCAGGAAAAAGAATGGTAGAGTTAGAGGGCAAGGCAGAGCCCCTCGTGGCCGCAGTGGCGCAGGAAGTTCTTTTAACAGTGGAAGAATGCCAGGGCCTGTTCGTAGAGGTCCTCTCACAGCGAAAGCTCAGCCAACATCATATACCATTGCCAAG TCTTTTCGCAGAGCCAAGAGTTTTCCCTGGCAACATGATTTGTTTGAAGACAGCCTTAGAGCTGCAGGAATATCTGGAGTAGAAGTTGGTGCAAAGTTATGTGTTTCAAACTTGCATATTGGGGTGACCAATGAAGATATAAGG GTACTTTTCTCTGAGATTGGAGAACTGAAACGATATGCTATTCATTATGACAAGAATGGTCGTCCCAGT GGTTCAGCTGAAGTTGTGTATACCAGAAGAAGTGATGCATTTGCGGCTCTTAAGCGGTATAACAATGTGTTGCTTGATGGAAAGCTcatgaaaattgaaattgtgGGCCCCAATGCGGAAGTGCCCATTTCAGCTCGTGTGAATGTAAGCGGAGCGAATGGAAGGCGAAAGAGGACAGTGGTTATGAC GCCTGGATCTGGTCATCCAGTGGGCTCTGCTATTATAAATCGTGGTTCTGG TCAGAGCCGTCGTGGATATGTGAGGAATAACCGTGGCCGTGGTCGTGGTAATGGCCAGGGGAAGAAGAAGCCTGTTGATAAGTCAGCCGCTGAACTAGACAAAGAACTGGACAAATATCATGCAGAAGCGATGCAGAGTTAG
- the LOC123205752 gene encoding uncharacterized protein LOC123205752 produces MSVTCGVECVVVFGCARWLWKRCTYVGSDDSASWAAATPHEFEPVPRLCQLILAVYETDLRHPQFPPPGGYKLNPDWLVKRATYDQTLGHVPPYLIYVDHDNREIILAIRGLNLAKESDYKTLLDNRLGRQMFDGGYVHHGLLKSAEWLLNQESETLKRLWIENGSEYDFIFVGHSLGSGVAALATIMVVNHRDKLGGIPRTKIHCYAVAPARCMSLNLAVKYADVVNSVILQDDFLPRTATPLEDIFESIFCLPCLLFLVCMRDTFIPEGRKLRDPRRLYAPGRMYHLVERKFCRCGRFPPEVRTAIPVDGRFEHIVLSCNATSDHAIIWIEKEAQKALERMRENSPETITTPPMVQKLERQKTIEKEHKDALDRAVSLNIPHAITEPEEPQKHEADSSQGEHEDASNTKSKSSSGNWDHLVEKLFKKSEEGEMILNKDMDASKP; encoded by the exons ATGTCAGTAACTTGCGGAGTCGAGTGTGTTGTCGTCTTTGGTTGCGCCCGCTGGCTCTGGAAACGTTGTACCTACGTGGGTTCCGACGACAGCGCCTCCTGGGCCGCCGCCACTCCTCACGAGTTCGAGCCTGTCCCACGTCTCTGCCAACTTATCTTAGCTGTCTACGAGACCGACCTCCGCCACCCACAATTCCCTCCTCCTGGCGGCTACAAACTCAACCCGGACTGGCTTGTCAAGCGCGCCACTTACGACCAAACCCTCGGCCACGTGCCTCCTTACCTCATCTATGTTGATCACGACAACCGAGAAATAATCTTGGCCATTCGCGGGCTTAATCTGGCCAAAGAAAGTGATTACAAAACTTTGTTGGATAATCGATTGGGGAGACAAATGTTTGACGGAGGATATGTTCATCATGGGCTGTTGAAGTCTGCGGAATGGTTGCTGAATCAAGAGAGTGAGACTTTGAAAAGACTGTGGATTGAGAATGGGAGTGagtatgattttatctttgtagGGCATTCTTTGGGCTCCGGGGTGGCGGCGTTGGCTACTATAATGGTGGTCAACCATAGAGATAAGTTAGGTGGGATTCCAAGGACTAAGATTCACTGTTACGCCGTCGCGCCGGCAAGGTGTATGTCCCTGAATTTGGCTGTTAAGTATGCTGATGTGGTTAATTCTGTTATTTTGCAG gATGATTTCTTACCTAGAACAGCTACTCCTTTGGAAGATATTTTCGAGTCAATATTCTG TTTGccttgtttattatttttggtgtGCATGAGGGACACCTTCATACCAGAAGGTAGAAAGCTCAGAGATCCTCGAAGACTTTATGCACCTGGTCGAATGTATCATCTTGTGGAGAGAAAATTTTGCAG ATGTGGGAGGTTTCCTCCGGAAGTGAGAACCGCTATTCCTGTAGATGGGAGATTTGAACATATTGTCTTATCTTGTAATGCCACGTCCGATCATGCGATTATTTGGATAGAAAAGGAAGCACAGAAAGCTTTAGAA AGAATGAGAGAAAACAGCCCAGAAACAATCACAACTCCTCCAATGGTACAGAAACTGGAAAGGCAAAAGACCATTGAAAAAGAACACAAAGATGCATTGGACAGGGCTGTTAGTTTGAATATACCCCATGCCATAACCGAACCAGAGGAGCCTCAAAAACATGAGGCTGACTCTTCACAAGGTGAGCACGAGGATGCATCAAACACTAAATCAAAGTCTAGTAGTGGTAATTGGGATCACTTGGTTGAGAAGCTTTTTAAGAAGAGTGAAGAAGGAGAAATGATTTTAAACAAAGATATGGATGCTTCCAAACCATAG